A window of the Lactuca sativa cultivar Salinas chromosome 7, Lsat_Salinas_v11, whole genome shotgun sequence genome harbors these coding sequences:
- the LOC111912888 gene encoding phosphomannomutase, giving the protein MALTLRKPGLIALFDVDGTLTAARKGITPNMLKFMQDLRKVVTVGIVGGSDLVKISEQLGSTVINDYDYVFAENGLVAYKEGKLLGKQSLKTHLGDDNIKEFVNFTLHYIADLDIPIKRGTFIEFRSGMINVSPIGRNCSQEERDEFEKYDKVHNIREKMVEILREKFAHLNLTFSIGGQISFDAFPQGWDKTYCLKYLDEFEEIHFFGDKTYKGGNDHEIYESARTLGHTVSSPDDTVKQCTSLFLNN; this is encoded by the exons ATGGCTTTGACTTTGAGAAAACCTGGTTTGATTGCTTTGTTTGATGTTGATGGCACTCTTACTGCTGCACGCAAG GGGATTACTCCAAATATGTTGAAATTCATGCAGGATTTGCGCAAG GTTGTTACTGTTGGGATTGTTGGAGGATCTGACCTCGTTAAGATATCAGAACAGCTAGGGTCAACAG TAATTAATGACTATGATTATGTGTTTGCTGAGAATGGGCTTGTGGCCTACAAGGAAGGAAAGCTACTTGGAAAACAG AGCTTGAAGACTCATCTAGGGGATGACAATATCAAg GAGTTTGTCAATTTTACCCTTCATTACATTGCTGATTTAGATATCCCGATAAAGAG GGGAACTTTTATTGAGTTTCGAAGTGGGATGATCAATGTTTCACCAATCGGCCGAAACTGCAGTCAAGAAGAACGTGATGAATTTGAGAAGTATGATAAG GTTCATAATATACGTGAAAAAATGGTGGAAATTCTTCGAGAGAAGTTTGCTCATCTTAACTTAACCTTTTCAATTGGTGGCCAAATTAGCTTTGAT GCTTTCCCTCAAGGTTGGGACAAAACTTATTGCTTGAAATACTTGGATGAATTTGAAGAGATTCACTTCTTTGGAGATAAGACTTACAAG GGGGGAAATGATCATGAGATTTATGAATCTGCACGAACTCTTGGTCACACAG TTTCGAGCCCTGATGATACCGTGAAACAATGTACTAGCCTATTTCTCAACAACTAA